A single region of the Anopheles funestus chromosome X, idAnoFuneDA-416_04, whole genome shotgun sequence genome encodes:
- the LOC125772644 gene encoding nitric oxide-associated protein 1, translated as MFRSVLKSNLFRSRILPTTRHIQLNSTKWAEQCEATGLPKINSTDEIYDAWKHKIVYSSFIESRTLKMGYKQNKIMESKLKQLHNSNIRKSCEIRPFSVAMKQLQTEEYNELFDDGKMAFDNGDNSSMVHMPYKQSGLKVRKLDELTEEGNEKLFTGEWMSDYEYYDEHDQDGRSLYGTPDPSIPSAKVPCGGCGALLHCIEPSIPGYLPSQLFKGKSKEQLLTTICQRCHFLKHYNVAINVTVSADDYIQMLSSMKSKKALAILLVDVLDFPCSIWPGLAEILGSQRPIIVVGNKIDLLPQDCSGYLENVRQCLTKSIIEAGFSRNNIKHVSLISASTGYGVEELITKIHNVWGTRGDVYLVGCTNVGKSTLFNALLRSDLCKVQATDLIQKATASPWPGTTIRMLKFPILRPSDYRLFLRTNRLKQEQYIQRANQRLRREQSKATSDVKHPTLLGHIGRTFEREQEEAFDHFSLTQRSGGPTPILTLNENNEKYINSKWCYDTPGVVQPDQILDLLTTEEILLTISRRMIRPRVYLLKPGMTLFVGGIGRIDFLDGPSSIRLILYASNTLPTIICDTSEASALYTALLGTPLLGVPFGTVDRLEKFPPLECGPNILVQGTLEKHTTICDILLSSVGWVGVNLPQHSEAIFRAWTPNKRGIYVRQPALLPNGLALRGKRIRGSLAYRLGEVFKPR; from the exons ATGTTTCGAAgtgttttaaaatcaaatttattccgAAGTAGGATATTACCTACAACAAGACATATTCAGCTGAACAGCACTAAATGGGCAGAACAATGTGAAGCCACTGGTTTGCCGAAAATAAACAGTACAGACGAGATATACGACGCATGGAAACACAAAATTGTGTACAGTTCGTTCATAGAGAGCAGAACTTTAAAAATgggttacaaacaaaacaaaatcatggaATCCAAACTTAAACAATTACACAATAGCAACATAAGAAAATCGTGCGAGATACGACCGTTTTCGGTAGCTATGAAGCAGTTACAGACAGAGGAATATAATGAATTGTTCGACGATGGAAAAATGGCTTTCGATAATGGCGATAATTCATCTATGGTTCACATGCCTTACAAACAAAGCGGACTGAAAGTGCGCAAACTGGATGAATTGACGGAGGAAGGCAATGAAAAACTATTTACTGGAGAATGGATGTCAGATTATGAATATTACGATGAACATGATCAGGATGGAAGATCGTTGTATGGTACACCGGATCCTAGCATACCATCTGCGAAAGTACCTTGTGGAGGATGTGGTGCATTGTTGCATTGCATCGAACCTAGTATTCCTGGCTATTTACCGAGTCAATTATTTAAAGGCAAATCTAAAGAACAGTTATTA ACTACCATTTGCCAAAGATGCCACTTTTTGAAACACTACAATGTTGCAATAAATGTGACGGTTTCCGCTGATGATTATATTCAAATGCTGTCCTctatgaaaagcaaaaaagctctAGCCATTCTTCTGGTCGATGTTTTGGACTTTCCCTGCTCAATATGGCCTGGACTCGCAGAAATATTAGGATCTCAACGACCCATAATTGTTGTGGGCAATAAAATCGACCTATTGCCACAGGATTGTTCTGGCTACTTGGAGAACGTGCGACAATGTTTGACCAAAAGCATAATTGAAGCTGGTTTTTCGAGAAACAACATCAAACATGTGTCGCTCATATCAGCCAGCACTGGATACGGTGTGGAAGAATTAATCACGAAAATTCACAACGTCTGGGGCACCCGCGGTGATGTGTATCTGGTGGGCTGTACGAATGTGGGAAAAAGCACACTTTTCAACGCACTACTTCGTTCCGACTTGTGTAAGGTGCAAGCGACCGATTTGATACAAAAAGCCACCGCAAGTCCCTGGCCAGGCACAACAATACGTATGCTTAAGTTTCCTATTTTGCGTCCTTCGGACTATCGATTATTTCTAAGGACGAATCGCTTAAAACAGGAGCAATATATACAGAGGGCAAATCAACGGTTAAGACGCGAACAGTCTAAAGCGACTAGCGATGTAAAACATCCTACACTTCTTGGTCATATCGGTCGTACCTTCGAGAGGGAACAGGAAGAAGCTTTTGATCATTTCTCTCTGACGCAAAGGAGTGGTGGACCGACGCCGATACTTACATTGAACGAAAACAACGAAAAGTATATCAACTCTAAATGGTGCTACGATACGCCAGGTGTTGTCCAGCCCGATCAAATACTCGATCTTCTTACTACGGAGGAAATTCTGTTAACTATCTCAAGACGTATGATTCGACCAAGAGTTTATCTTCTAAAACCCGGCATGACTTTATTCGTTGGCGGTATAGGACGAATCGATTTTCTAGATGGTCCAAGCTCAATTCGCCTTATTCTTTATGCTTCTAATACGCTTCCAACGATTATTTGCGATACATCCGAGGCTAGTGCATTGTATACGGCACTCCTTGGCACACCTTTGCTCGGTGTACCGTTTGGTACTGTGGATCGATTAGAAAAGTTTCCACCGCTAGAATGTGGCCCCAACATCCTCGTACAGGGTACGCTAGAAAAGCATACCACCATCtgtgatattttattatcatcCGTCGGTTGGGTTGGTGTTAACTTACCACAACACAGCGAGGCCATATTTCGTGCCTGGACGCCGAATAAACGAGGTATATACGTGCGTCAACCGGCGTTACTACCTAACGGACTTGCTCTAAGAGGAAAACGTATACGAGGATCGTTGGCCTATCGTTTAGGAGAAGTGTTCAAACCGCGTTAG
- the LOC125772416 gene encoding ubiquitin carboxyl-terminal hydrolase 45, protein MGKRQRSDYRVDGGASSTESNDETLLSTKMNGGEVCTHIQKSIDLNTIRKQIKTNEAWFKKVCGKCLDEPAAHGGNHIHDSGKVFSDASTETTLWLCLKCGTQLCGRKQNQHALKHYTVPRSDIHALAMNTTTMDVWCYCCNMAIDPYAKPKLLELVELIKREVTKVRFSDTSTTCITEMQTKLRDTTDSVRNMVIDVLQSTTNSSYDVPDAAKFDSNNQTYEHKPDSGTGSNQPNLASTALVRHTMPIKNIVDTLPRVRGLCNLGNTCFFNAVLQCLARTPYLLHILKQSATEGEKVHIPGGMLKLPDGSETAVPPIDGVLTNWRSLTEALTELLSELIANAEESLSPNRLLQELTSKWPQFDGGDQHDSHELLRHLLESVRTDDLRRYQSLILQCLGLETRQQLQNVDSTQKAVAKFYNEQISQWVFRPEQVFRGSLVSTLTCQDCHHTSSQHEYFLDISLPVCVEKPQPPIRRRSSPEPDGHSSGTLTPLTGARGMSATNADGTAVSKSSTKKERESNKKAKRIAKHQKNRINLSSVGSGVGTLPSAGGDKVGNGGSDESEPMANMIPLTDDQPSPPDGSKVNDESSDESNEPSDADVEDNDVTDDPLSKNGSMSIVDQNGNQLRSLPEKSDDTPENLNKEADGNNIVCAVGISAQRAAHMARQLPAGNAESSETDEDTVKRRGDLQHGSGGGRDGGEEGCTSEPKRGRQRTFSHADWSNTIAPRYQCEDGEYSIQSCFNNFTAVELMTGNNKVCCEACTERINGKGGKSVNTNATKQFLISQPPAVLILHLKRFQVGLRSVFKKLNKLVSFPFVLDIAPFCGSKVKRASHIRPGQKRILYALYGLVEHSGSMHGGHYVAYVKVRPTFGPDDERWKFIPQGTKDELDRKSEQEMAKEQALRMGIHIRDSDDSLSSSHTTSDNDDSGQKLPREQDEQDVVEGDVGCTPKPTEPLPDIEPPPGKWYCVSDSYVREVTEESVLKVQAYLLFYERIF, encoded by the exons ATGGGAAAAAGGCAGCGCAGTGACTACCGAGTGGACGGTGGGGCCTCCTCGACGGAATCGAACGATGAAACTTTACTTTCCACCAAAATGAATGGCGGTGAAGtgtgtacacacatacagaaatCTATCGATTTGAACACAATAcggaaacaaattaaaaccaatGAAGCTTGGTTTAAAAAGGTTTGCGGCAAGTGTTTGGATGAGCCAGCGGCACATGGTGGAAATCATATCCACGACTCAGGCAAAGTGTTCAGCGATGCCAGTACAGAAACGACATTGTGGCTTTGTCTCAAGTGTGGAACACAGCTCTGCGGTCGTAAGCAAAATCAGCATGCACTAAAACATTATACA GTACCTCGTTCGGACATTCATGCGCTTGCAATGAACACAACAACGATGGACGTGTGGTGTTACTGCTGCAATATGGCAATCGATCCGTACGCGAAACCAAAGCTACTCGAACTGGTTGAGCTTATTAAGCGAGAAGTCACGAAAGTACGGTTCTCCGATACTTCCACCACCTGTATTACGGAGATGCAAACGAAGTTGCGCGATACGACCGACTCAGTCAGAAACATGGTAATAGATGTACTGCAATCAACCACAAACAGTTCGTACGATGTGCCGGATGCTGCAAAATTTGATTCCAACAATCAAACGTACGAACACAAACCGGACAGTGGTACGGGGTCGAATCAGCCCAACCTTGCCTCGACCGCGCTTGTTCGGCATACGATGCCGATCAAGAACATAGTCGACACGCTGCCCCGTGTGCGCGGTCTGTGCAATCTTGGCAACACTTGCTTCTTCAACGCCGTCTTACAGTGTTTGGCTCGCACACCTTATCTGCTGCACATCCTCAAGCAGTCGGCAACCGAAGGTGAGAAGGTGCACATACCTGGTGGGATGTTAAAATTACCGGACGGTTCCGAGACGGCCGTGCCACCGATAGATGGAGTATTGACCAACTGGCGCAGTCTCACGGAAGCGCTAACCGAGCTGTTAAGCGAACTAATTGCAAATGCGGAAGAATCCTTATCACCGAACCGGTTGCTTCAGGAGCTGACTAGCAAGTGGCCCCAGTTCGATGGGGGTGATCAGCACGATTCGCACGAGCTGCTGCGCCATCTGTTGGAAAGTGTGCGTACGGATGATTTACGCCGTTACCAGTCCCTAATACTACAATGTCTTGGTTTGGAAACAAGGCAGCAGCTGCAGAACGTCGACAGCACACAGAAGGCGGTGGCAAAGTTCTACAATGAACAGATTTCCCAGTGGGTGTTCCGTCCGGAGCAGGTGTTTAGGGGTTCGCTCGTCTCAACGTTAACCTGCCAGGATTGCCATCATACCTCGTCACAGCATGAATATTTCCTCGACATTTCATTGCCGGTGTGCGTGGAAAAGCCGCAACCGCCGATCAGACGACGGAGTAGCCCCGAGCCGGACGGTCATAGTTCCGGCACGTTGACACCGTTGACAGGTGCGAGGGGGATGTCAGCAACGAACGCCGATGGGACAGCAGTATCAAAGTCTTCTACCAAAAAAGAGCGCGAATCGAATAAGAAAGCGAAAAGGATTGCAAAGCATcagaaaaatagaataaaccTATCGTCTGTTGGAAGTGGTGTTGGTACATTGCCGTCTGCTGGCGGCGATAAGGTAGGCAATGGTGGTAGTGATGAAAGTGAACCGATGGCAAATATGATACCGTTAACGGATGATCAACCAAGTCCACCCGATGGTTCGAAGGTGAACGATGAATCGTCGGACGAATCGAACGAACCGTCAGACGCCGATGTGGAGGATAATGACGTGACGGACGATCCACTGTCGAAGAATGGTTCAATGTCAATTGTAGATCAAAACGGTAACCAACTGCGTTCGCTGCCGGAAAAATCAGACGATACGCCAGAAAACCTAAACAAGGAAGCGGATGGCAATAATATCGTGTGTGCAGTTGGTATTAGCGCACAGCGTGCGGCACACATGGCACGACAGCTACCGGCCGGAAATGCGGAAAGCAGCGAAACAGACGAAGACACTGTGAAGCGGAGAGGCGATTTACAGCACGGCAGCGGTGGTGGACGTGATGGAGGTGAGGAGGGATGCACCAGTGAGCCAAAGCGTGGCCGGCAGCGTACATTTAGTCATGCGGATTGGAGTAACACGATTGCGCCCCGCTACCAGTGTGAGGACGGCGAGTACTCTATACAGTCGTGCTTTAATAATTTTACCGCCGTTGAGTTGATGACGGGCAACAACAAGGTGTGCTGCGAGGCGTGTACAGAGCGCATCAACGGCAAGGGTGGTAAGTCGGTAAATACGAACGCGACGAAGCAATTCCTTATTTCACAACCGCCCGCCGTGCTGATACTGCACTTGAAGCGCTTTCAGGTAGGGTTGCGAAGTGTATTCAAAAAGCTAAACAAGCTGGTATCGTTCCCATTCGTGCTAGACATTGCACCGTTCTGTGGCTCGAAGGTAAAACGTGCATCGCACATTCGGCCCGGTCAGAAAAGAATATTATATGCATTGTACGGATTGGTCGAACATTCAGGTTCGATGCACGGGGGACATTATGTCGCATACGTGAAGGTACGCCCGACATTTGGCCCGGACGATGAACGGTGGAAATTCATCCCGCAGGGTACGAAGGATGAGCTGGATCGTAAGTCGGAGCAGGAGATGGCAAAAGAGCAGGCGCTCCGTATGGGAATACACATCCGTGATAGTGACGATTCGCTCAGCTCGTCCCATACAACCAGCGATAATGATGATAGTG
- the LOC125773011 gene encoding glycosaminoglycan xylosylkinase homolog, translating to MIKTSFYNILILLCLSLVIYYSLNVYFINNLQSAVPQDGINMVGHDALEFAAAGTKPILNNTQTTKPRSVQNAIIRKVTALKPVFRNKNPKYFGIKQNLINCFLPKAYNLTSVWKIANSWPKVNEVFPAKDKSIGAVVNAMSNESIHRLKNSRRGTQLKLVLELTGSQFVLFKPSWYTREDIINGTVYSGKDRHNSEIVSFHLAAILNLRYTPIVAGRKISLRNNLIYADDDLRQTMPVINNQQCAYGVCHYCKSDETVCDDPATGTLEGAVLLTIPGKISKYRSPWQRTYKDQLKAEWEKNDNYCALIRKQLQFDVLLDLIDAAIFDFLIQNGDRHHYETRENRVLLLDNGKGFGNPFVDHIDILAPLYQCCFIRRTTWERLLIFSGGALTETLEELNKLDLLYPLVIKEHYTALERRLLYIYSTVELCKEKFGNKIFK from the exons ATGATAAAAACTAGTTTTTACAATATCCTTATTCTATTATGTCTATCGCTAGTGATCTATTACAGTCTTAATGTGTATTTCATTAATAATCTACAATCAGCTGTGCCGCAAGATGGCATTAACATGGTTGGGCACGATGCGTTAGAGTTTGCTGCGGCAGGAACAAAACCAATACTGAACAATACTCAAACAACCAAACCACGCTCGGTGCAAAATGCAATAATACGCAAAGTCACAGCTTTGAAACCGgtgtttcgaaacaaaaatccaaaatattTTGGAATAAAGCAGAACCTTATCAACTGCTTTCTTCCGAAAGCGTACAACTTAACCAGTGTGTGGAAAATTGCTAACTCG TGGCCCAAAGTGAACGAAGTGTTTCCTGCGAAGGATAAATCGATCGGAGCGGTCGTAAATGCAATGAGCAATGAGTCTATTCATAGGCTTAAAAATTCACGCAGAGGAACACAGTTGAAGCTGGTACTAGAACTCACTGGTTCGCAATTTGTACTGTTTAAACCGAGCTGGTATACACGTGAAGATATCATAAATGGCACCGTATACTCAGGCAAAGATAGACACAACTCCGAAATTGTTAGCTTTCATTTAGCTGCCATATTAAACCTCCGATACACACCGATTGTTGCTGGGCGGAAAATTTCACTtcgtaataatttaatatatgCAGACGATGACCTTCGCCAGACGATGCCAG TTATCAACAATCAGCAGTGTGCCTATGGTGTTTGCCATTACTGTAAAAGCGATGAAACGGTATGCGATGATCCAGCAACCGGCACCCTTGAGGGAGCAGTTTTGCTTACCATTCCGGGAAAGATATCAAAGTACAGGTCGCCGTGGCAACGCACGTACAAGGATCAGCTGAAAGCCGAATGGGAAAAGAACGATAATTATTGTGCACTAATACGCAAACAGCTGCAGTTTGATGTACTGCTGGATCTGATAGATGCGGCTATATTTGATTTTCTCATTCAAAACGGCGATAGGCACCATTACGAAACGCGAGAAAATCGGGTATTGTTGCTGGACAATGGTAAAGGGTTTGGCAATCCATTCGTAGATCATATAGATATTCTTGCCCCGTTGTATCAGTGTTGCTT CATTCGGCGCACAACATGGGAAAGATTGTTAATATTCTCTGGTGGAGCACTTACCGAAACGCTTGAGGAGCTAAACAAATTAGATCTACTGTATCCACTAGTCATCAAGGAACATTACACCGCTCTTGAAAGACGGTTACTTTACATTTACAGTACGGTCGAATTATGTAAAGAAAAAtttggtaataaaatatttaaataa